CCATGATCACTGTGGTCCACATAAAGAATTATCTGACCGAGGTACCACACACACCTCTTACTCAGCTACTCTGTATGCGTGATACGACGTAAAAGTATTCTGTGGGTAACGGACATGAGTAGGATAAATTTGTTCAATGGAAATGTGGTTGGGTACACTACAGACCTTCACTTAATAGCAATGTGTGGGCACATGTGTATGTGCATGTATGAGTCAAACATGAATGTGGTTAAAGAAAACATGAGGGTATATTTTACTGACTGACTCGCTCAGGATAGTATCATGCAAAGTCTACTGATTAAAATGATTGAGATAATCCCTGTGAATTAAAGATTCGTTAGAAAGAAATACATTACATAACCAATGTCCATAAAActattttatatttaataaatgcaaagaaaagaaaaacaaataCACAAatccctctactctccctccatTCCCTCAGTTCGACGTTCCCCCGGAGATGGAGTTCAACCCCATGAACCCCCCCATCGAGGGCCTGGCCTCCATCTGGGTCCACCTGGGGGGCCTGGAGGAGAGTCTGCAAGACAGCAGGTGTGGTCAGGTGTATGAGGACTTGTCCAGCATGCGGGGGTGGGTGCACTCCTTGTCCCAGGCCCTGGACTGCCCTGATCTGGCCAAGCCTGGCGGAGAGGCCCTGAAGACGGTCTATCAGAGCCTGGTGGAGGGGCAGAGGTACATGGAGAAGATCAGTCTCAACCTGGACAAGCTCAAGATCTGCTGAGACCCCACACATGTGCACAGGAGCAGGCAGGCAGCCGGATAACCAGGCACACACAGATGCATAGTttctacacaccacacacagtgttATTCTAAATTATGTTTTTTATATAATGTTTttctttaaatgtattttgtcttATCATTATTATGAATATTTTGTTATTCTGTTCATAACTATTAATGATTATTTGTTATAATAATATGTAATGCTTTAAAAGTCATATTTAAAGTTTGTTGTAGCACTGATAGCTCTTCATGCTCTTTTTGACAGAGGTGCAATACATTTATCTAATGAGTTGTTTGAATATATTGAAAGAATTGAAGCTTTTGTGGCACTGAAGAATGAACTGTTGTAAAAAGGTTTTATATTTGAAACGGAGGGCGCAGGCCAGGGCTCTCCACCCTGTGAAAACCGACAGGAAGGGtagctttccaggaacagggttggagagccctggcctAGGCCAATGTATTTTAGGGATgctattttttaaatgaaataattCAGCTTCTGTAGCATTGTTACCTAGAGCTTTTAAGGatgtgttgttttgtaattttgcaATAAATGATTTTGAAACGAGAGCAAAAGTATCCTATCCcttaaaaacacacaaaaaaatcttGAAAATGTAGGCCTATTAATTGTTAATTCTATAGCCTCAATTATCGGCAGCAATGATAGCCACTTTTATTCAAAAGTTCAATTAAAAAG
This is a stretch of genomic DNA from Salvelinus alpinus chromosome 11, SLU_Salpinus.1, whole genome shotgun sequence. It encodes these proteins:
- the LOC139533287 gene encoding leptin-B-like, whose amino-acid sequence is MRNNIKLLAMITVVHIKNYLTEFDVPPEMEFNPMNPPIEGLASIWVHLGGLEESLQDSRCGQVYEDLSSMRGWVHSLSQALDCPDLAKPGGEALKTVYQSLVEGQRYMEKISLNLDKLKIC